A single region of the Saprospiraceae bacterium genome encodes:
- a CDS encoding membrane dipeptidase, whose protein sequence is MKFAFPLFFSLLLASFATTTTAQTVFRHVTSAANTSGHITTLDNPQLNGNPNAIVFAQPIYAESGDRAIVGPFRVTYQNNRWVIAYQRTNLSMAGVRFQVMAVPLGTANAMVHVATAANMVEKATLLDDPALNGNPNAILLVTQQSDGNNHEVGVQYQNNRWRIFNLDGADLLENARFSVMIATASNVPGFGNAKALVHTHTTASQLSNNPGYTVLDNAIINGNASANVFLTQQSGSAVNPNSMMVWYDSPNDNANYKNGYWLAYGSNPALQVGVKINVIAIGGNPPPPTTYDLTGFYSGDNGNCGQAYIRQIGNRVYWFGEHPNGSFGHVFSGTINGNILTGNLWDVPKGTLMNKGNCVYNISTDGNTLTLTGGTIGCNVLAKTTMPSALPANKPMQAGSGVLTGVWDCNDGAATYVREDSNDFIFFSEAKNNGTQPGFANLYIGKRNGSTITGDWVDVPKGTHLGSGKMTLRVESDTRIVRTDNGNGYGGGEWTRDKKISFDPNNLPSRTIATVYTDCGFGGQSYHLQVPQTAILKLNEFTFNPKELGIPDNSISSIKLSKGYSATLYFANGGGSADIITDENCLDLYKLTNISSIRIFKDARLKGYADMHTHPMSHLGFGKRLMHGVPDLGSLIPKGTRYKGFNLVEKECNTSDERATTIEQALGTCNATHGGWGAENDCGNYIRAIVISKAFDGDFVHNVSHDPFNGGNVHGDHHHEGIETSPSFMYWPHQTSVTHQQMWWEWLKRTYDGGLRVMVALTVNSELFAEIIDGDEPKDDKASADLQLDEIISFVGRHDEFMEIARTPADLRRIVGANKMAVLLGMEVDNIGNFHKPNVTCNESTVRTEIQRLYNKGVRYIFPIHLTDNKFGGAAVYEDLFNYVNRYSTGSLFSVEQSADATINFRLGNGLDGAGNLGIKAALDRASGISFPPALNIDPFDSRFCPVPTLGCWDKFKFVQGLLAPDSRYATYTRTALGHVNAEGLTPLGEFAIREMMKLGMVIDVDHMSAKAINRSLSIAESVNGGYPINMGHNGIRIGAGAERSASIEMVKRVSALGGMFGVGTADTNPSDFVKNYNVAWYVMGSRNTAIGTDVNGFEPLPKASPNLNSNDFYRGLEKCTTGNRTWDYTKEGVAHYGLMTEFLRDARLQQNGYEMMNSLMLSAEYFAQMWEKCERQKTQIR, encoded by the coding sequence ATGAAATTCGCCTTTCCTTTGTTCTTCAGCCTCCTTTTGGCGAGCTTTGCTACGACTACGACCGCACAGACCGTTTTCCGGCACGTAACGAGCGCTGCTAATACCAGCGGACACATCACCACCCTCGACAACCCACAACTTAATGGGAACCCGAATGCGATCGTATTTGCACAGCCAATTTATGCAGAAAGTGGAGATCGAGCAATTGTAGGTCCTTTTAGGGTAACTTACCAGAACAACCGTTGGGTAATTGCTTATCAGCGTACCAATTTAAGTATGGCTGGGGTACGATTTCAAGTAATGGCAGTGCCTTTAGGTACGGCTAATGCAATGGTCCACGTTGCCACGGCTGCCAATATGGTAGAAAAAGCAACGCTTTTAGATGATCCGGCACTCAATGGAAATCCCAATGCCATTCTCTTAGTTACGCAACAAAGTGATGGAAACAATCATGAAGTGGGCGTACAATACCAAAATAACCGCTGGCGCATTTTTAATCTGGATGGAGCAGACCTACTTGAAAATGCACGATTTAGTGTAATGATTGCCACTGCCAGTAATGTTCCTGGATTTGGTAATGCTAAAGCGCTTGTCCATACACATACCACTGCCAGCCAATTAAGTAATAACCCTGGTTATACTGTTTTAGATAATGCAATTATAAACGGCAATGCCAGCGCGAATGTATTTCTAACTCAGCAATCTGGAAGTGCTGTAAACCCCAACTCGATGATGGTCTGGTATGATTCGCCTAATGATAACGCTAATTACAAAAATGGCTATTGGTTGGCATATGGCTCAAACCCTGCATTACAAGTGGGGGTGAAAATAAACGTTATTGCAATAGGCGGAAATCCCCCTCCTCCAACTACTTATGACCTTACCGGCTTTTATAGTGGCGACAATGGCAACTGCGGGCAAGCCTACATCCGGCAAATCGGTAACAGGGTGTACTGGTTTGGTGAGCACCCCAATGGTAGTTTCGGTCATGTTTTCAGCGGTACGATTAACGGCAACATCCTTACGGGTAATCTTTGGGATGTACCCAAAGGCACGCTGATGAATAAAGGAAATTGTGTTTATAACATTTCCACTGACGGCAACACTCTAACGCTCACTGGGGGCACTATTGGCTGTAATGTACTCGCCAAAACCACTATGCCTAGCGCCTTACCTGCCAATAAGCCCATGCAAGCAGGTAGTGGCGTACTTACGGGTGTGTGGGACTGCAATGACGGCGCAGCTACCTATGTGCGCGAAGATAGTAATGATTTTATCTTCTTCAGCGAAGCTAAAAACAATGGTACGCAACCTGGCTTTGCCAATCTTTACATTGGCAAGCGCAATGGCAGCACCATTACTGGTGACTGGGTAGATGTGCCAAAAGGCACGCACTTAGGTAGTGGAAAAATGACCTTGCGTGTGGAAAGCGATACCCGTATTGTGCGTACAGATAATGGGAATGGATATGGGGGAGGGGAGTGGACCAGGGATAAAAAGATTAGTTTCGATCCTAATAATTTACCTAGTAGGACTATTGCTACAGTTTACACGGATTGCGGTTTTGGTGGGCAGTCATATCACTTACAAGTACCTCAAACCGCTATACTCAAACTCAACGAATTTACTTTCAATCCAAAAGAACTTGGGATTCCTGATAATTCAATTTCCTCTATCAAACTTAGCAAAGGGTACAGCGCAACATTGTACTTTGCTAATGGGGGAGGGAGTGCGGATATAATAACAGATGAAAATTGTCTTGACTTATACAAACTGACCAACATTTCATCTATTAGAATATTCAAAGATGCCAGACTTAAAGGATATGCTGATATGCATACCCATCCTATGAGCCACTTGGGGTTTGGGAAGAGATTGATGCATGGTGTTCCTGATTTAGGATCATTAATTCCAAAGGGAACAAGGTATAAAGGGTTCAATCTGGTTGAAAAAGAATGTAACACTTCTGATGAGCGGGCAACAACAATCGAACAAGCATTAGGCACTTGCAATGCAACACATGGGGGTTGGGGAGCTGAAAATGATTGTGGTAACTATATTAGAGCAATTGTGATTAGCAAAGCCTTTGATGGCGATTTTGTTCATAATGTAAGTCATGATCCTTTTAACGGAGGAAATGTACACGGAGATCATCACCACGAAGGCATTGAAACTTCGCCAAGTTTTATGTATTGGCCCCACCAAACTTCCGTTACCCATCAGCAAATGTGGTGGGAATGGCTCAAACGCACTTACGATGGTGGATTGCGAGTTATGGTAGCTTTAACAGTAAACAGCGAACTCTTTGCCGAAATTATTGATGGTGACGAACCAAAAGACGATAAAGCATCTGCAGATTTACAACTGGATGAAATAATTAGTTTCGTGGGGCGCCATGACGAATTTATGGAAATAGCCAGAACCCCTGCTGATTTAAGGAGAATCGTAGGTGCTAACAAAATGGCGGTTCTTCTTGGAATGGAAGTAGATAATATTGGTAATTTTCACAAGCCCAACGTTACTTGTAATGAATCCACCGTAAGAACCGAGATTCAGCGACTTTATAATAAAGGAGTAAGGTATATTTTTCCGATACATCTGACAGATAATAAATTTGGTGGAGCGGCAGTATATGAAGACTTATTTAATTATGTAAATAGGTATTCTACGGGCAGCCTTTTTTCAGTTGAACAGTCTGCGGATGCTACTATTAATTTTCGATTAGGAAATGGACTTGATGGCGCAGGAAATCTAGGCATAAAAGCTGCATTGGACAGGGCTTCAGGAATTTCTTTTCCTCCAGCACTGAATATCGATCCGTTTGATTCAAGATTTTGCCCTGTTCCGACGCTCGGTTGTTGGGACAAATTCAAATTTGTTCAAGGATTATTGGCCCCGGATTCACGATATGCTACTTATACTCGTACTGCTCTAGGGCACGTAAATGCGGAAGGATTAACTCCTTTGGGCGAGTTCGCAATCCGGGAAATGATGAAATTAGGGATGGTGATTGACGTTGATCATATGTCCGCTAAAGCAATAAATCGTTCACTTAGTATTGCAGAAAGTGTAAATGGAGGCTATCCAATCAATATGGGGCATAATGGAATACGCATCGGAGCTGGTGCCGAACGATCAGCCTCAATTGAAATGGTAAAACGAGTATCTGCTTTAGGAGGAATGTTTGGAGTAGGTACTGCCGATACTAACCCTTCGGATTTCGTGAAAAACTATAATGTAGCTTGGTATGTAATGGGTTCTCGCAATACTGCCATTGGTACAGATGTAAATGGATTCGAGCCTTTGCCTAAAGCCTCTCCTAATCTTAATTCTAATGATTTTTATCGCGGTCTTGAAAAATGTACAACAGGCAACCGTACTTGGGATTATACGAAAGAAGGAGTAGCACACTATGGATTAATGACTGAATTTTTGAGAGATGCCAGGTTACAGCAAAATGGATACGAAATGATGAATAGCCTCATGCTCTCCGCTGAATACTTCGCCCAAATGTGGGAAAAATGCGAACGCCAAAAAACGCAGATTCGATAA
- a CDS encoding response regulator transcription factor, protein MSIKVALYEDNTALREALEILIKGMSTYELVGAYGDCLEIEQHLKTQEADVILMDIDLPGRSGIEAAHIIQKLSPATEVLMLTVFDEDDKVFQAICAGASGYLLKKTPPARILEAIEEVYSGGAPMTPIIARKVLKLFPKTPAFNAELDKLTPREQEVLQNLAKGNSYKMVAAELEISIDTVRTYIKRIYEKLHVHSVAEAIHKTFLKG, encoded by the coding sequence ATGTCAATAAAAGTAGCCCTATACGAAGATAATACCGCCTTGCGCGAAGCTTTGGAAATACTAATAAAAGGTATGTCCACGTATGAATTGGTAGGTGCATATGGTGATTGTTTGGAAATTGAGCAGCATTTAAAAACGCAGGAAGCGGATGTGATCTTGATGGATATTGATCTGCCAGGGCGCAGTGGTATTGAGGCAGCCCATATTATCCAAAAACTATCTCCTGCGACCGAGGTGTTGATGCTGACCGTTTTTGATGAAGACGACAAAGTTTTCCAGGCTATTTGCGCTGGTGCTAGTGGCTATTTACTTAAAAAAACACCACCTGCTAGAATTCTCGAAGCGATCGAAGAAGTCTATAGTGGTGGTGCGCCAATGACCCCCATCATTGCCCGTAAAGTGTTGAAACTTTTCCCCAAAACCCCCGCTTTCAACGCTGAACTAGACAAACTTACGCCCCGTGAGCAAGAAGTACTCCAAAACCTCGCCAAAGGCAATAGTTATAAAATGGTGGCTGCTGAACTTGAAATCAGTATTGACACCGTTCGTACCTATATCAAGCGCATTTATGAAAAGCTACACGTACACTCGGTGGCAGAAGCTATTCATAAGACGTTTTTGAAAGGATAA
- a CDS encoding 7TM-DISM domain-containing protein — MNTLLKLGLLFGLCWLFSPRMEAHDTIFVDRHFDQAFIASKADWIYDVSKQLKPYQFADNGIQWQPNDVEFFNIQKEGRYWLRFTIYNQDSISLYLHLGSTSMDVSRLQLYVVSPLSVDSTIVTGNDFPLSKRPLGNADLCFRVFLHAQQYHTCYLYLEREATPVQTALLFYNPLSKGHQHLGRISLYKKGLLIGIAGLFTFIALLNLLFFPRALHLGYVLYTLGSMGYLTASMGVGMEALWGEYPYFESFSANFFAAFQFIGLIIMSRIVFQMPIRYRYFDGLLVISLIIAALYILMGLFRYVFPVVMNTYISITAAIALVLSATVVTLISFWNYYRYKEMESLGFFTVFGFIIGFAIVMLFTEIGIIPRSYFINDSMLAFVILLEVILATLFVANRLKNQFLTQARRETALHQLRQQDLERISRDLHDEMGSTLSSISILSTALLRNFQPDFDIKKLTVISERARQVMDTMSDIVWSVNPSNDELGAIVLRMREFAVETLEAKNILLHFETDEALHALQLSMEQRKDFYLIFKEAINNAAKYSHAQNIWATLEKRNKEICLEIRDDGNGFDINTIKQGNGLRNMQARAEQLGGELRIDSKKDQGTRFVLSFPVTS; from the coding sequence ATGAATACCCTATTAAAATTAGGCCTACTTTTTGGTTTATGTTGGTTATTTTCTCCGCGTATGGAAGCGCACGATACCATTTTTGTAGACCGACATTTTGACCAAGCTTTCATTGCCTCCAAGGCTGATTGGATATATGATGTTTCCAAGCAGTTGAAACCCTACCAGTTTGCTGACAATGGGATACAATGGCAACCAAATGATGTCGAATTTTTTAACATTCAAAAAGAAGGAAGGTATTGGCTACGATTCACCATCTATAACCAAGACAGCATTTCGTTGTATTTACATCTCGGATCCACATCAATGGATGTATCTCGGTTGCAACTATATGTTGTGTCACCCTTGAGTGTAGATTCTACGATTGTTACAGGCAATGATTTTCCACTATCAAAACGACCCCTTGGAAACGCTGATTTGTGCTTTCGCGTCTTTTTACATGCCCAACAATACCATACTTGCTACCTGTACCTGGAGCGGGAGGCTACGCCTGTGCAAACCGCACTCTTGTTTTACAATCCTTTATCTAAGGGGCACCAACATCTTGGTAGAATATCGCTTTATAAGAAAGGGCTCCTCATAGGCATAGCTGGATTATTTACATTCATAGCATTACTAAACCTGCTTTTTTTTCCGCGGGCCTTACACCTGGGCTATGTTTTGTATACGTTAGGTAGCATGGGATATCTCACCGCTTCGATGGGTGTAGGCATGGAAGCCTTGTGGGGCGAATACCCTTATTTTGAATCATTTTCAGCTAATTTTTTTGCCGCATTTCAGTTCATCGGGCTTATTATTATGTCGCGCATTGTATTTCAAATGCCAATTCGGTATAGGTATTTTGATGGACTATTGGTTATTTCCTTGATTATAGCCGCTTTATATATACTGATGGGCCTGTTTCGCTATGTGTTTCCGGTCGTAATGAACACTTATATTAGTATAACAGCCGCTATTGCTTTGGTGTTGTCGGCAACCGTAGTTACATTGATTTCTTTTTGGAACTATTATCGGTATAAAGAAATGGAAAGCCTTGGGTTTTTTACCGTTTTTGGTTTCATCATCGGGTTCGCCATCGTCATGTTATTTACAGAAATAGGTATTATTCCACGCTCATATTTTATAAATGACTCAATGCTGGCGTTCGTCATTCTTTTAGAAGTCATATTAGCTACTTTATTCGTTGCTAATCGGCTTAAGAACCAATTCCTGACCCAGGCACGCCGGGAAACAGCCTTGCATCAACTACGACAACAAGACCTGGAGCGTATCTCTCGGGACCTACACGATGAAATGGGCTCCACTTTAAGTAGTATTTCAATTTTGAGTACAGCATTGTTGCGTAATTTTCAACCTGACTTTGATATTAAAAAATTAACCGTTATCAGCGAACGTGCTCGCCAGGTGATGGATACCATGAGTGACATAGTCTGGAGTGTCAATCCGAGCAATGATGAGCTTGGCGCTATTGTTTTGCGAATGCGGGAATTTGCCGTGGAAACTCTTGAAGCGAAAAATATTTTGCTCCATTTTGAAACGGATGAGGCCTTACACGCCTTACAGCTATCCATGGAGCAACGAAAAGATTTCTACCTCATTTTCAAAGAAGCTATCAACAACGCCGCCAAATATTCCCATGCACAAAACATATGGGCAACTTTAGAAAAACGCAATAAAGAAATCTGTTTGGAAATTCGGGATGATGGGAATGGTTTTGATATTAATACGATAAAACAAGGAAATGGCTTGCGCAATATGCAAGCACGGGCGGAGCAGCTGGGTGGAGAATTAAGGATTGATAGCAAAAAAGATCAAGGAACAAGGTTTGTTTTATCCTTTCCGGTCACATCATAA
- a CDS encoding cyclase family protein, whose product MRLLTASMLAVLLWACTKPNAPTEGKDLWVDLTYTFDEQTIYWPTADKFRLDTVSEGVTENGYYYSAYAFCAAEHGGTHLDAPVHFAAGKQSMDEIPLDRLIGDAVVIDVSEKALQNKDYLINIADFEAWEAANGRLPDDVIVLLRTGYGKFWPDRLTYMGTDEIGPEAVAKLHFPGLDPAAATWLVNQRKIKAIGLDTPSIDYGQSSLFESHQILFKADIPAFENVANLEQLPIKGAWVIALPMKIKGGSGGPLRIVARVRD is encoded by the coding sequence ATGAGACTACTAACGGCAAGCATGTTGGCTGTTTTACTCTGGGCCTGTACAAAACCGAACGCTCCTACCGAGGGGAAAGACCTGTGGGTGGATCTTACCTACACTTTCGATGAACAAACCATCTATTGGCCTACTGCTGATAAATTCCGATTGGATACCGTTTCGGAAGGTGTTACCGAAAATGGCTATTACTATTCGGCCTACGCCTTTTGTGCCGCCGAACATGGCGGCACTCACCTGGATGCGCCGGTGCACTTCGCCGCCGGAAAACAATCGATGGATGAGATTCCCCTGGATCGCCTCATCGGCGATGCGGTGGTGATTGATGTGTCCGAAAAAGCCCTTCAAAATAAAGACTACCTGATCAATATAGCAGATTTTGAAGCCTGGGAGGCCGCCAATGGCCGCCTGCCTGATGACGTCATCGTACTATTGCGGACGGGCTATGGCAAATTCTGGCCAGACCGCCTGACCTACATGGGTACCGATGAAATTGGCCCGGAAGCCGTCGCAAAACTCCACTTTCCAGGCCTCGATCCAGCAGCGGCCACCTGGTTGGTCAACCAACGGAAGATAAAAGCGATTGGCTTGGATACCCCTAGTATCGATTATGGCCAGTCTTCGCTGTTTGAAAGCCATCAAATCTTGTTCAAAGCCGATATTCCCGCCTTTGAAAATGTGGCCAATCTGGAACAACTCCCTATCAAGGGTGCTTGGGTCATCGCCTTGCCGATGAAGATCAAAGGGGGGAGTGGTGGCCCATTGAGGATCGTGGCGAGGGTGAGGGATTAG
- a CDS encoding long-chain fatty acid--CoA ligase has translation MLNLSVILEDSARRYPTKDAFVFMDTRMTFAQINGAANQVANGLIAAGIQPGDKIGLSCFNLPYFPIVFFGILKAGGVVVPLSVLLKKDEIAYHLQDSDAKAYFCFVGSPDLPMGQMGYEGFQEAPHCEHFFMITPKPTDPSPIAGTKTLGSLMAGQAPTLETAGTGAEDTAVIIYTSGTTGRPKGAELTHSNLLLNGILSADLMGARPADIQLIVLPLFHIFALTVLMIAGVYRGTESILLPRFDAETVFGLLQKHKVTIFAGVPTMYWGLVNYKEDKFDYEAISANLRICASGGASLPIQVMNDFEARFKVPIIEGYGMSEGSPVVTFNQLNIGRKPGSIGTPVWGVEVKVVDENDQEVPVGEKGELLYRGHNVMKGYYKRPEANAETLRGGWMHSGDVAIKDEDGYFFIVDRTKDMIIRGGLNVYPREVEEVMMKHEAISLVAVIGVPDDQFGEEVKACVVLKEGKSITAEEIISWTRDHIASYKYPRMVEIMDALPMTATGKILKKELRK, from the coding sequence ATGCTAAATCTATCCGTCATCCTCGAAGACAGTGCACGCAGGTATCCTACAAAGGATGCTTTCGTATTTATGGACACCCGAATGACCTTTGCGCAAATCAACGGAGCCGCCAACCAGGTGGCGAATGGCCTGATCGCAGCGGGTATTCAACCTGGCGACAAAATAGGCTTAAGTTGCTTTAACCTTCCGTATTTTCCTATCGTCTTCTTTGGCATCTTAAAGGCTGGTGGCGTGGTAGTGCCGCTGAGCGTTTTGCTGAAAAAAGATGAGATTGCCTATCATTTGCAAGATAGTGATGCGAAAGCTTACTTTTGTTTTGTCGGTTCGCCCGATCTGCCCATGGGCCAAATGGGTTACGAAGGTTTCCAGGAGGCTCCTCACTGCGAGCATTTTTTTATGATTACACCAAAACCGACGGATCCTTCACCTATCGCGGGAACAAAGACCCTTGGTAGCCTGATGGCTGGCCAGGCACCTACCTTGGAAACGGCCGGAACAGGCGCCGAAGATACCGCGGTTATCATTTATACCTCAGGTACAACAGGTCGCCCAAAGGGCGCTGAGTTGACCCATTCCAACTTATTATTGAATGGCATTTTAAGCGCGGATTTAATGGGGGCCAGGCCAGCGGATATCCAATTAATCGTATTGCCTTTATTCCACATTTTTGCCTTGACTGTTTTGATGATTGCGGGTGTTTATAGAGGAACGGAAAGCATCTTATTGCCACGGTTTGATGCCGAAACGGTATTTGGACTACTACAAAAGCATAAGGTCACCATTTTTGCTGGCGTCCCTACCATGTATTGGGGATTGGTGAATTACAAAGAAGACAAATTTGACTACGAGGCCATTTCCGCGAACCTCCGGATATGCGCATCAGGTGGGGCCTCGCTGCCTATCCAGGTGATGAATGACTTTGAAGCACGTTTTAAGGTACCGATTATTGAAGGCTACGGGATGTCAGAGGGGTCACCGGTGGTTACCTTTAACCAACTCAATATTGGCCGCAAACCGGGTTCCATCGGTACACCCGTATGGGGCGTAGAAGTCAAGGTGGTCGATGAAAATGACCAAGAGGTGCCGGTAGGGGAGAAGGGCGAATTGTTATACCGAGGCCACAATGTCATGAAAGGTTACTACAAGCGCCCTGAAGCCAATGCAGAAACCCTGCGTGGCGGCTGGATGCATTCTGGTGATGTAGCCATCAAGGACGAAGATGGCTATTTTTTTATAGTTGATCGCACCAAAGATATGATTATCAGAGGAGGGTTGAATGTTTATCCACGAGAGGTGGAAGAAGTAATGATGAAACACGAAGCGATATCCCTGGTGGCTGTCATTGGCGTGCCTGATGACCAATTTGGAGAAGAAGTCAAAGCCTGCGTTGTATTAAAAGAAGGCAAATCGATTACAGCGGAAGAAATTATCAGTTGGACCAGAGATCATATTGCCTCCTATAAATATCCTCGAATGGTTGAAATTATGGACGCCTTGCCGATGACTGCCACTGGGAAAATTTTGAAAAAGGAGTTGCGGAAATAA
- a CDS encoding GNAT family N-acetyltransferase, with product MIVYQAASADDAGAIALLHAQSWEQHYRNEYTAHYLNHEVRADRLQVWTNRMTNPADNQYVIKAMDGDQLCGFACVFINDDPTWGALVDNLHVSKAWKGRGIGRKLMQAAGQWVLDQASEKPLYLWVLESNRDARQFYERVGGHLVEKSTKPNPGGGESPVLRYVWADLNALISAGR from the coding sequence ATGATTGTTTATCAAGCGGCAAGTGCCGACGATGCTGGGGCGATTGCCCTCCTACATGCCCAAAGTTGGGAACAACATTATAGAAATGAATATACAGCACATTACCTTAACCACGAGGTTCGGGCTGATCGTTTACAGGTTTGGACCAATCGGATGACAAATCCTGCTGACAATCAATATGTGATCAAAGCAATGGATGGTGACCAGCTTTGTGGTTTTGCCTGCGTTTTTATAAACGATGATCCTACCTGGGGCGCACTGGTGGATAATCTGCATGTCTCAAAAGCTTGGAAAGGACGTGGTATCGGCCGAAAACTGATGCAGGCTGCTGGGCAATGGGTGCTCGACCAGGCTTCGGAAAAGCCATTGTATTTGTGGGTTTTAGAAAGTAATAGGGATGCGCGGCAATTTTATGAACGGGTAGGTGGCCATTTGGTAGAAAAATCAACTAAGCCTAACCCCGGCGGTGGCGAATCTCCGGTCTTGCGTTATGTCTGGGCTGACCTGAACGCTTTAATTTCAGCAGGAAGATAG
- a CDS encoding SCP2 sterol-binding domain-containing protein — translation MTLADVTEQFKSAAAKAPSLGKSLKFVFDEGIVFLDLTGDTANVTNEDAEADCTITTSIATLEGLRSGDINPMMAVMSGKVKIKGDMGLAMQLQNLLS, via the coding sequence ATGACCTTAGCGGATGTAACTGAACAATTCAAAAGCGCTGCAGCCAAAGCGCCCTCTTTAGGAAAATCTTTAAAATTTGTCTTCGATGAAGGTATCGTCTTCCTGGATTTGACGGGCGATACAGCTAACGTCACCAATGAAGATGCCGAAGCGGACTGCACCATAACGACCTCTATAGCTACCTTAGAAGGACTCCGTAGCGGCGATATCAACCCAATGATGGCCGTCATGTCTGGAAAGGTAAAAATTAAAGGAGATATGGGGTTGGCGATGCAATTGCAGAATTTGCTGAGCTAA